Proteins encoded within one genomic window of Sphingosinicella ginsenosidimutans:
- a CDS encoding GGDEF domain-containing protein codes for MDSQALYRDIGRFFAQHGLWPTPQNYALVYQVLVDGQSPAAQAVKAATSDGVRLTQREADQIMDTHGVATAAAPPRQDAASAALISATRRQVEEFTAIVEASQAQAKSYGEDLAAGARQLEESGDADQVATLIGITRAMVERTQQAEQQLDAARSEAENLRTRLAEVSEEARSDPLTHLPNRRAFEERYALLQQERIEVSLAICDVDKFKRINDTYGHGVGDRVLRSVAGLLRECCDGHMVARLGGEEFVVLFERMEPGQAAAILDEARETLAEKKFRLRENDAPIGQVTFSAGVARGSHPLGTPALQRADELLYIAKNEGRNRVCVEPA; via the coding sequence ATGGACAGCCAGGCGCTCTATCGGGACATCGGACGTTTTTTCGCACAGCATGGGCTGTGGCCGACCCCGCAGAACTACGCCCTCGTCTACCAGGTCCTCGTCGACGGCCAGTCGCCCGCCGCGCAGGCGGTCAAGGCGGCGACGAGCGACGGCGTGCGCCTCACCCAGCGCGAGGCGGACCAGATCATGGACACGCACGGCGTCGCGACCGCCGCGGCGCCGCCGCGGCAGGACGCGGCCAGCGCCGCGCTGATCTCGGCGACCCGGCGCCAGGTGGAGGAATTCACCGCGATCGTCGAAGCCTCGCAGGCTCAGGCGAAGAGCTATGGCGAGGATCTCGCCGCCGGCGCCCGCCAGCTCGAGGAATCGGGCGACGCCGATCAGGTCGCGACGCTGATCGGCATCACGCGCGCGATGGTCGAACGCACCCAGCAGGCCGAGCAGCAGCTCGATGCGGCGCGCAGCGAGGCTGAAAATCTCCGCACCAGGCTTGCCGAGGTCTCGGAGGAGGCGCGGTCCGATCCGCTCACCCATCTCCCCAACCGCCGCGCGTTCGAGGAACGCTATGCCCTGCTTCAGCAGGAGAGGATCGAGGTCAGCCTCGCCATTTGCGACGTCGACAAGTTCAAGCGCATCAACGACACCTATGGCCATGGCGTCGGCGATCGGGTGCTTCGCTCAGTCGCCGGGCTGCTGCGCGAATGCTGCGACGGCCATATGGTGGCGCGCCTCGGCGGCGAGGAGTTCGTCGTCCTGTTCGAGCGGATGGAGCCAGGCCAGGCCGCCGCGATCCTCGACGAAGCGCGCGAGACGCTGGCCGAAAAGAAGTTCCGCCTGCGCGAGAATGACGCGCCGATCGGCCAGGTGACCTTCTCCGCCGGCGTCGCGCGCGGCAGCCATCCGCTCGGCACCCCCGCGCTCCAGCGCGCCGACGAACTGCTCTACATCGCCAAGAACGAGGGCCGGAACCGGGTCTGCGTCGAGCCCGCCTGA
- a CDS encoding RrF2 family transcriptional regulator, with the protein MRLTRYTDYAMRVLLYLGARPDRLCAIGEIARAYGISQNHLMKVVNDLVRAGHVASVRGRNGGIRLGRDPSEINVGAIVRHTEEGFGLLECGGCIIAPACGLTVAMQEALAAFMAVLDRYTLADLLSQRRGLAALLGMTPAAV; encoded by the coding sequence ATGCGCCTGACGCGCTACACCGATTATGCGATGCGCGTGCTGCTCTACCTGGGCGCGCGGCCCGATCGCTTGTGCGCGATCGGCGAGATCGCCCGGGCCTACGGCATCTCGCAAAACCATCTGATGAAGGTGGTGAACGACCTCGTCCGCGCGGGCCATGTCGCCAGCGTGCGCGGGCGCAACGGCGGCATCCGCCTTGGCCGCGATCCATCCGAGATCAATGTCGGCGCGATCGTGCGCCATACCGAGGAGGGCTTCGGCCTGCTCGAATGCGGCGGCTGCATCATCGCGCCAGCCTGCGGCTTGACCGTCGCCATGCAGGAGGCGCTGGCCGCCTTCATGGCGGTGCTCGATCGCTACACGCTCGCGGACCTTCTGTCGCAGCGCCGCGGCCTTGCGGCATTGCTCGGCATGACGCCCGCCGCCGTCTGA
- a CDS encoding group III truncated hemoglobin, whose protein sequence is MRRRYMISERVVQGIETVAGIDEAGLTRLVHLFYSRVREDEALAPVFDAAIAEADWPHHLGKMVAFWSSVMLTSGRYKGNPMMMHLKHKARITPALFGRWLALWAKTADEVMPPAAAAALKARAERIAESLQLALFFRIDPAGTPAPFVDHGVQRLSHGRLT, encoded by the coding sequence ATGCGCCGCAGATACATGATTTCGGAGCGAGTCGTGCAGGGGATCGAAACCGTGGCCGGGATCGACGAGGCCGGCCTCACCCGCCTCGTCCATCTCTTCTACAGCCGGGTCCGCGAGGATGAGGCCCTGGCGCCGGTGTTCGATGCCGCCATCGCCGAGGCGGATTGGCCGCACCATCTGGGGAAGATGGTCGCCTTCTGGTCATCGGTGATGCTCACCAGCGGACGCTACAAGGGCAATCCGATGATGATGCACCTGAAGCACAAGGCGCGCATCACGCCGGCGCTGTTCGGCCGCTGGCTGGCCCTGTGGGCGAAGACCGCGGACGAGGTGATGCCGCCGGCGGCCGCGGCCGCGCTCAAGGCCAGGGCCGAGCGGATCGCCGAGAGCCTCCAGCTCGCCCTGTTCTTCCGAATCGATCCGGCCGGGACGCCGGCGCCCTTCGTCGATCATGGCGTCCAGCGCCTTTCGCATGGCCGCCTGACATGA
- a CDS encoding DUF1971 domain-containing protein has protein sequence MTRWLPVWLRTALAASGDRAFSEFLRMMAWIALAGVIMVALALGYLSLFGPLHLHMVVATILGVFFSVLIGSGLFAAAFFSDKSGHDERVDNATRSARARMPNPVDLPPGLAPYRRSATFTEATVPAALLRDHDSKEGSWGLIHVEAGALRYRITDPRRAAFETILSPDTAPGLIEPTIRHNVEPVGPVRFHIEFWRAS, from the coding sequence ATGACGCGCTGGCTGCCGGTCTGGCTCAGGACGGCCCTGGCGGCTTCGGGCGACCGCGCTTTCTCCGAATTCCTTCGGATGATGGCGTGGATCGCGCTCGCCGGGGTGATCATGGTGGCCCTCGCGCTCGGCTATCTGTCGCTGTTCGGGCCGCTCCATCTCCACATGGTGGTCGCCACCATCCTCGGCGTGTTCTTCTCGGTCCTGATCGGCTCCGGGCTGTTCGCCGCCGCGTTCTTCAGCGACAAGAGCGGCCACGACGAGCGGGTGGACAATGCGACCCGATCGGCCCGCGCGCGCATGCCCAATCCGGTCGATCTGCCGCCCGGTCTCGCCCCCTATCGCCGGTCCGCGACCTTCACCGAGGCGACGGTGCCGGCCGCGCTCCTGCGCGATCACGACAGCAAGGAGGGCAGCTGGGGCCTCATCCATGTCGAGGCCGGCGCGCTTCGCTACCGGATCACCGATCCGAGGCGCGCCGCGTTCGAGACGATCCTGTCTCCCGATACCGCGCCGGGGCTGATCGAACCGACGATCCGTCACAATGTCGAGCCGGTCGGCCCGGTGCGGTTCCACATCGAGTTCTGGCGGGCGTCCTAG
- a CDS encoding response regulator, with the protein MATTRPAEAGATDAGDEERPRVLVVDDDEHNLLAIRTVLEDLADIEVASSGDAALRHLLRGEFAVILLDVFMPGMDGYETAQIIRGREQTRRIPIVFLSAVNKEKEHLLRGYSMGAVDYVFKPVEPVVLRSKVAVFVDLFRMHREVQRKAEHEQALLDANLRANAERLRAEKKLRVTEQRQAAIIESLPILLYLEAAESDPRLPQFVGGNFEAVTGFSFDSLADAPNLWAERLHPEDRERVLRALSERIQSGGMSIEYRWRCGDGRYRHFLDQAVLLRGENGAPAQFAGSLLDVTDRKELETQLLQAHKMDAIGKLTGGIAHDFNNLLAAVLGGLGLIERRLPLEEEHRKILGMTRHAAEQGSELVSRLLAFSRRQQLRPAEIDITGLANALTDILAHTLGGLVELEWRIAGQPWPAYADATQLELALMNLVINARDAMPQGGRIILGAANRRARSGNPHNLRPGNYVVLSVEDHGTGIPPEILEQVTEPFFTTKEVGKGTGLGLSMVYGFARQSGGALEIRSEVGKGTRISLWLPRAPRTEARTPAPPAPQAAPSGTPALRIMLVDDHDAVRETTAGMLRDLGHKVDAEGDGRAALRRLERDGADYDLIVTDYAMPVISGDEVLRQARRLRPDLPGIIISGYAEGSSMPPDLDQAIVLTKPFSIEQMDRAIRQGRGSTG; encoded by the coding sequence ATGGCGACGACACGCCCCGCCGAGGCCGGCGCCACCGACGCCGGGGACGAGGAGCGACCGCGCGTCCTCGTCGTCGATGATGACGAGCATAATCTGCTCGCGATCCGCACCGTGCTCGAAGACCTCGCCGATATCGAGGTCGCCTCGTCGGGCGACGCGGCGCTGAGACACCTGCTGAGGGGCGAGTTCGCAGTCATCCTGCTCGACGTCTTCATGCCGGGCATGGACGGATATGAGACCGCCCAGATCATCCGCGGCCGCGAACAGACGCGCCGAATTCCGATCGTCTTCCTCTCCGCGGTCAACAAGGAGAAAGAGCATCTGCTGCGCGGCTATTCGATGGGCGCGGTGGATTATGTGTTCAAGCCGGTGGAGCCGGTGGTGCTCCGATCGAAAGTCGCGGTGTTCGTCGATCTGTTCCGGATGCATCGCGAGGTCCAGCGCAAGGCCGAACACGAACAGGCGCTGCTGGACGCCAATCTTCGCGCCAATGCCGAGCGGTTGCGCGCCGAAAAGAAGCTGCGCGTCACCGAGCAGCGGCAGGCGGCGATCATCGAGTCGCTGCCGATCCTCCTCTATCTCGAAGCGGCCGAATCCGATCCGCGCCTGCCGCAGTTCGTCGGCGGCAATTTCGAGGCGGTGACCGGCTTTTCGTTCGACTCGCTGGCCGACGCCCCCAACTTGTGGGCGGAGCGGTTGCATCCGGAAGATCGCGAGCGCGTGCTGCGGGCGCTGAGCGAGCGTATTCAGTCCGGCGGAATGTCGATCGAATATCGCTGGCGCTGCGGCGACGGCAGATATCGCCACTTTCTCGACCAGGCCGTGCTGCTTCGCGGCGAGAATGGCGCGCCGGCGCAGTTCGCCGGATCGCTGCTCGACGTCACCGATCGCAAGGAGCTGGAGACCCAGTTGCTCCAGGCGCACAAGATGGATGCGATCGGCAAGCTTACCGGCGGCATCGCCCACGATTTCAACAACCTGCTGGCCGCGGTGCTTGGCGGGCTGGGCCTGATCGAGCGGCGCCTGCCGCTGGAGGAGGAGCATCGCAAGATCCTCGGCATGACGCGCCACGCCGCCGAACAGGGTTCGGAGCTGGTCAGCCGCCTGCTCGCCTTCTCGCGCCGCCAGCAGCTGCGGCCCGCCGAGATCGATATCACCGGCCTCGCCAACGCGCTCACCGACATTCTCGCCCATACGCTCGGCGGCCTGGTCGAGCTCGAATGGCGCATCGCCGGGCAGCCCTGGCCGGCCTATGCGGACGCCACCCAGCTCGAGCTGGCGCTGATGAACCTCGTCATCAACGCGCGGGACGCGATGCCGCAGGGCGGCCGCATCATCCTCGGCGCCGCCAACCGCCGCGCGCGCAGCGGCAATCCGCACAACCTGCGCCCGGGCAATTATGTCGTGCTGAGCGTCGAGGATCACGGCACCGGCATCCCGCCGGAAATCCTGGAGCAGGTGACCGAGCCCTTTTTCACCACCAAGGAAGTGGGCAAGGGGACCGGGCTCGGCCTGTCGATGGTCTACGGGTTCGCGCGCCAGTCCGGCGGGGCGCTCGAGATCCGGAGCGAGGTCGGCAAGGGCACGCGCATCTCGCTGTGGCTGCCGCGCGCGCCGCGGACGGAGGCACGGACGCCGGCGCCGCCAGCGCCCCAGGCGGCGCCTTCGGGCACGCCGGCGCTGCGAATCATGCTGGTCGACGATCACGACGCGGTTCGCGAGACCACCGCCGGCATGCTTCGCGATCTCGGCCACAAGGTCGATGCCGAAGGCGACGGCCGCGCCGCGCTCCGGCGGCTGGAACGCGACGGCGCGGATTACGACCTCATCGTCACCGATTATGCGATGCCGGTGATTTCAGGGGACGAGGTGCTCCGGCAGGCCCGGCGGCTGCGCCCCGATCTGCCGGGAATCATCATCAGCGGCTATGCCGAGGGATCGTCGATGCCGCCGGACCTCGACCAGGCGATCGTCCTCACCAAGCCGTTCTCGATCGAGCAGATGGACCGAGCGATCCGCCAGGGCCGCGGATCGACCGGCTAG
- a CDS encoding HAMP domain-containing protein has translation MNDLAARTFLDRRELLAALRNLRRGDFSVRLPEDLPGQDGEIARLFNEVVTLEQQMTDEFERLSVVVGKEGKISQRGRVRGATGGWEAKLRSMNELIEDMAQPTAEVARVIGAVAKGDLSQAMTVEIDGRPLRGEFLRIGKIVNTMVEQLASFASEVTRVAREVGTEGKLGGQANVKGVAGTWKDLTDNVNLMAANLTGQVRNIAEVTTAVASGDLSKKITVEVKGEILELKNTINTMVDQLNSFASEVTRVAREVGTEGKLGGQAQVPGVAGTWADLTDNVNLMAANLTGQVRNIADVTTAVARGDLSKKITVDVKGEILELKNTINTMVDQLNSFASEVTRVAREVGTEGKLGGQAQVPGVAGTWADLTDNVNLMAANLTGQVRNIAEVTTAVARGDLSKKITVDVKGEILELKDTINVMVDQLNSFASEVTRVAREVGTEGKLGGQAQVPGVAGTWADLTDNVNLMAANLTGQVRNIADVTTAVARGDLSKKITVDVKGEILELKDTINVMVDQLNAFASEVTRVAREVGSEGKLGGQAQVEGVGGTWKDLTDNVNLMAGNLTGQVRNIAEVTTAVARGDLSKKITVDVKGEILELKNTINVMVDQLNSFASEVTRVAREVGSEGKLGGQAQVEGVGGTWKDLTDNVNAMAANLTGQVRNIAEVTTAVALGDLSKKITVDVKGEILELKNTINTMVDQLNSFASEVTRVAREVGTEGKLGGQAQVRGVAGTWADLTDNVNLMADNLTGQVRNIAEVTTAVARGDLSKKITVDVKGEILELKNTINVMVDQLNSFASEVTRVAREVGTEGKLGGQAQVPGVGGTWKDLTDNVNLMATNLTNQVRGIADVVTAVAQGNLKRKLTVDAKGEIAALAETINFMIDTLSAFGDQVTNMAREVGIEGKLGGQARVPGAAGLWRDLTDNVNELAANLTNQVRSIAEVATAVTKGDLTRSIAVEASGEMAALKDNINEMIRNLKDQTLKNAEQDWLKTNLARFSRMLQGERDLATVSNLIMSELAPLVNAQYGVFYVTKREEEETRLELVASYGAESHEALKREFALREGLVGQAAADKRPILLKNVPGDFIRIGSGLGDAAPANIAILPALFEDDVKAVIELASFGAFNETHHSFLDQLMESIGIVLNTIAATMRTEGLLAQSQLLTQELQARQTELTTKQEELHATNEELQEKAQLLENEKRQVEAKNLEIDMARRAIEEKAEQLALTSKYKSEFLANMSHELRTPLNSLLILSKLLADNPQGNLNEKQTEFARTIHSAGSDLLSLINDILDLSKIESGTISIETGDMPLIALKQHMERTFRQLAADKGLNFEVQFDANLPETIRTDEKRLQQVVLNLLSNAFKFTANGSVTLAARIAKGGWSTNHPVLKTAEHVIEIAVTDTGIGIPEDKQKLIFEAFQQADATTSRKFGGTGLGLSISREIARLLGGELNVRSKLGEGSTFTLFVPIEAAAIAAPAGATTARYENGGAAVPSALPATLEVSDDRDNLGNDPFVLIVEDDVAFASVLLDIARAAGLKGVVSTAGAGTLAMARKLRPDAITLDLGLDDINGFVLLDLLKHDAEAGQIPVVVVSGADKVDTAASLGATEIISKPVAAETLTAIFERILRAATTPRRRAKPPVEDSATPRAPQVPELEGTKILIVDDDIRNIYSLTSVLENYGVEVLHAERGKDGILILDQTPGIDAALIDIMMPEMDGYETMRQIRERAALSDVPLIAVTAKAMKGDRQKCLDAGASDYIAKPVDIELLLALLRVWIARSRGEAASIAQPLLALD, from the coding sequence GTGAACGACTTGGCCGCGCGTACTTTCCTCGATCGTCGAGAGCTTCTTGCCGCGCTCCGCAACCTGCGACGCGGCGATTTTTCGGTGCGCCTCCCCGAAGACCTGCCCGGCCAGGACGGTGAGATCGCCAGGCTCTTCAACGAGGTCGTCACCCTCGAACAGCAGATGACCGACGAGTTCGAGCGGCTGTCGGTCGTGGTCGGCAAGGAAGGCAAGATCAGCCAGCGCGGACGGGTGCGCGGCGCGACCGGGGGCTGGGAAGCCAAGCTGCGATCGATGAACGAGCTGATCGAGGACATGGCGCAGCCGACCGCGGAGGTCGCGCGCGTGATCGGCGCGGTCGCCAAGGGCGATCTTTCGCAGGCGATGACGGTCGAGATCGACGGGCGCCCGCTGCGCGGCGAATTCCTGCGGATCGGCAAGATCGTCAACACGATGGTGGAGCAGCTCGCCTCCTTCGCCTCGGAGGTCACGCGCGTCGCGCGCGAGGTCGGCACGGAAGGAAAGCTGGGCGGGCAGGCGAATGTGAAGGGCGTCGCCGGCACCTGGAAGGACCTCACCGACAACGTCAACCTGATGGCGGCGAACCTGACCGGGCAGGTCCGCAACATCGCCGAAGTGACGACCGCCGTCGCCTCGGGCGATCTATCGAAGAAGATCACCGTCGAGGTGAAGGGCGAGATCCTGGAGCTCAAGAACACCATCAACACGATGGTGGACCAGCTCAATTCGTTCGCATCGGAAGTCACCCGCGTCGCGCGCGAAGTGGGCACCGAGGGCAAGCTCGGCGGCCAGGCGCAGGTCCCCGGCGTCGCCGGCACCTGGGCCGACCTCACCGACAATGTGAACCTGATGGCGGCGAACCTGACCGGCCAGGTCCGCAACATCGCGGACGTCACCACGGCGGTCGCGCGGGGCGACCTTTCGAAGAAGATCACCGTCGACGTGAAGGGCGAGATCCTGGAGCTCAAGAACACCATCAACACGATGGTGGACCAGCTCAATTCGTTCGCATCGGAAGTCACGCGCGTCGCCCGCGAAGTCGGCACCGAGGGCAAGCTGGGCGGCCAGGCGCAGGTTCCTGGCGTCGCCGGCACCTGGGCCGACCTCACCGACAATGTGAACCTGATGGCGGCGAACCTGACCGGCCAGGTCCGCAACATCGCCGAGGTGACCACAGCGGTGGCGCGCGGCGATCTTTCCAAGAAGATCACCGTCGACGTGAAGGGCGAGATCCTGGAGCTCAAGGACACCATCAACGTGATGGTGGACCAGCTCAACTCGTTCGCCAGCGAGGTGACGCGCGTCGCCCGCGAAGTGGGCACCGAAGGAAAGCTGGGCGGGCAGGCGCAGGTGCCCGGCGTCGCCGGCACCTGGGCCGATCTTACCGACAATGTGAACCTGATGGCCGCGAACCTGACGGGCCAGGTCCGCAACATCGCCGACGTGACGACGGCGGTCGCGCGCGGCGATCTTTCGAAGAAGATCACTGTCGACGTGAAGGGCGAGATCCTGGAGCTCAAGGACACCATCAACGTCATGGTGGACCAGCTGAACGCCTTTGCATCGGAGGTGACCCGCGTCGCCCGCGAGGTCGGATCGGAGGGCAAGCTCGGCGGGCAGGCGCAGGTCGAGGGCGTCGGCGGCACGTGGAAGGACCTGACCGACAACGTCAACCTGATGGCCGGCAATCTGACGGGCCAGGTCCGCAACATCGCCGAGGTGACGACCGCCGTCGCAAGGGGCGACCTTTCGAAGAAGATCACCGTCGATGTGAAGGGCGAGATCCTCGAGCTCAAGAACACCATCAACGTCATGGTGGATCAGCTCAACAGCTTCGCCTCCGAAGTCACCCGCGTGGCGCGCGAGGTGGGTTCGGAAGGAAAGCTCGGCGGGCAGGCGCAGGTGGAGGGCGTCGGCGGCACCTGGAAGGACCTGACCGACAATGTGAACGCGATGGCGGCGAACCTCACCGGCCAGGTCCGCAATATCGCCGAGGTCACGACCGCGGTGGCGCTTGGCGACCTTTCGAAGAAGATCACCGTCGACGTGAAGGGCGAGATCCTGGAGCTCAAGAACACCATCAACACGATGGTGGACCAGCTCAACTCGTTCGCGTCCGAGGTGACTCGCGTCGCCCGCGAGGTCGGCACCGAAGGAAAGCTCGGCGGCCAGGCGCAGGTGCGCGGCGTCGCGGGAACCTGGGCCGACCTCACCGACAACGTCAACCTGATGGCCGACAATCTGACCGGCCAGGTCCGCAACATCGCGGAGGTGACGACCGCGGTGGCGCGCGGCGATCTTTCCAAGAAGATCACCGTCGACGTGAAGGGCGAAATCCTCGAGCTCAAGAACACCATCAACGTGATGGTGGACCAGCTCAATTCATTCGCGAGCGAGGTGACGCGCGTCGCCCGCGAGGTCGGCACCGAAGGAAAGCTCGGCGGCCAGGCGCAGGTGCCCGGCGTCGGCGGGACCTGGAAGGACCTGACCGACAACGTCAACCTGATGGCGACCAACCTGACCAACCAGGTGCGCGGCATCGCCGACGTCGTGACCGCGGTCGCGCAGGGCAATCTGAAGCGCAAGCTGACCGTGGACGCGAAGGGCGAGATCGCGGCGCTGGCCGAGACGATCAACTTCATGATCGATACGCTGTCGGCATTCGGCGACCAGGTCACCAACATGGCCCGCGAGGTCGGCATCGAGGGCAAATTGGGCGGCCAGGCCCGCGTGCCCGGCGCCGCGGGCCTGTGGCGCGATCTCACCGATAACGTGAACGAGCTTGCGGCGAATCTCACCAATCAGGTGCGCTCGATCGCCGAAGTGGCGACCGCGGTGACCAAGGGCGATCTCACGAGATCGATCGCCGTCGAGGCGTCGGGCGAGATGGCGGCGCTCAAGGACAATATCAACGAGATGATCCGCAACCTCAAGGATCAGACGCTGAAGAATGCCGAGCAGGACTGGCTCAAGACCAACCTCGCGCGTTTCTCCCGGATGCTTCAGGGCGAGCGCGACCTCGCGACCGTGTCCAACCTCATCATGTCGGAGCTCGCGCCGCTGGTGAACGCCCAATATGGCGTCTTCTACGTCACCAAGCGCGAGGAAGAGGAAACCCGCCTGGAGCTCGTCGCCAGCTATGGCGCGGAAAGCCACGAGGCGCTGAAGCGTGAATTCGCACTGCGCGAGGGCCTGGTCGGCCAGGCCGCCGCCGACAAGCGGCCGATCCTGCTGAAGAACGTGCCGGGAGACTTCATCCGCATCGGATCCGGCCTCGGCGACGCCGCGCCGGCGAACATCGCCATCCTGCCGGCCCTGTTCGAGGACGACGTCAAGGCCGTGATCGAGCTGGCCTCGTTCGGCGCGTTCAACGAGACGCACCACAGCTTCCTCGACCAGCTGATGGAATCGATCGGCATCGTGCTCAACACGATCGCCGCGACGATGCGCACCGAAGGCCTGCTTGCCCAGTCGCAGCTCCTGACCCAGGAGCTGCAGGCGCGGCAGACCGAGCTCACCACCAAGCAGGAAGAGCTGCACGCCACCAACGAGGAGCTGCAGGAAAAGGCCCAGCTGCTCGAGAACGAGAAGCGCCAGGTCGAGGCGAAGAATCTCGAGATCGACATGGCGCGGCGGGCGATCGAGGAGAAGGCGGAGCAGCTCGCGCTCACCTCCAAGTACAAGTCGGAATTCCTTGCCAACATGAGCCACGAGCTTCGCACGCCGCTCAACTCGCTGCTGATCCTCTCGAAGCTGCTGGCCGACAACCCGCAGGGCAATCTCAACGAGAAGCAGACCGAATTCGCCCGCACAATCCACTCGGCCGGATCGGACCTGCTGAGCCTCATCAACGACATCCTCGATCTGTCGAAGATCGAATCGGGGACGATCTCGATCGAGACCGGCGACATGCCGCTGATCGCGCTGAAGCAGCATATGGAGCGGACCTTCCGTCAGCTCGCCGCCGACAAGGGCCTCAACTTCGAGGTCCAGTTCGACGCCAACCTGCCGGAGACGATCCGCACCGACGAAAAGCGGCTCCAGCAGGTCGTGCTCAACCTCCTGTCCAACGCATTCAAGTTCACCGCGAACGGCAGCGTCACGCTCGCGGCGCGGATCGCCAAGGGCGGGTGGAGCACCAACCATCCGGTGCTCAAGACCGCCGAGCATGTGATCGAGATCGCGGTCACCGATACCGGAATCGGCATCCCCGAGGACAAGCAGAAGCTGATCTTCGAAGCCTTCCAGCAGGCCGATGCGACGACCAGCCGGAAGTTCGGAGGAACCGGGCTCGGCCTGTCGATCAGCCGGGAGATCGCCCGCCTGCTCGGCGGCGAACTGAACGTGCGCTCAAAGCTGGGCGAGGGATCGACCTTTACCCTGTTCGTCCCGATCGAGGCGGCCGCGATCGCCGCACCGGCGGGCGCCACGACCGCGCGCTACGAAAATGGCGGGGCGGCGGTGCCCTCGGCGCTTCCGGCCACGCTTGAGGTGAGCGACGACCGGGACAATCTCGGCAACGACCCGTTCGTGCTGATCGTTGAGGACGACGTGGCCTTCGCCTCCGTCCTGCTCGACATCGCGCGCGCCGCCGGCCTCAAGGGCGTGGTCTCGACCGCCGGCGCCGGCACGCTCGCCATGGCGCGCAAGCTCAGGCCCGATGCGATCACCCTCGATCTCGGCCTCGACGACATCAACGGCTTCGTCCTGCTCGACCTGCTGAAGCACGATGCCGAGGCCGGGCAGATCCCGGTCGTGGTCGTGTCCGGCGCCGACAAGGTCGACACCGCCGCGAGCCTCGGCGCGACCGAGATCATCTCCAAGCCGGTCGCCGCCGAAACGCTGACGGCGATCTTCGAGCGGATCCTGCGCGCCGCCACGACGCCGCGGCGGCGGGCCAAGCCGCCTGTCGAGGACTCCGCGACACCGCGCGCGCCCCAGGTGCCGGAGCTCGAAGGCACGAAGATCCTCATCGTCGACGACGACATCCGCAACATCTACTCGCTGACCAGCGTGCTCGAAAATTACGGCGTCGAGGTGCTTCACGCCGAGCGCGGCAAGGACGGCATCCTGATCCTCGACCAGACGCCGGGGATCGATGCGGCGCTGATCGACATCATGATGCCGGAAATGGACGGCTACGAGACGATGCGGCAGATCCGCGAGCGCGCCGCGCTGTCCGACGTGCCGCTGATCGCCGTCACCGCCAAGGCGATGAAGGGCGATCGCCAGAAATGCCTCGATGCCGGCGCGTCCGATTATATCGCCAAGCCGGTCGACATCGAGCTGCTCCTCGCCCTGCTGCGCGTGTGGATCGCGCGGTCCCGCGGCGAGGCGGCGAGCATTGCCCAGCCGCTGCTGGCGCTGGACTGA
- a CDS encoding DUF5985 family protein: protein MGEVFPTIVYLLCFLTSAACAVLLARNYLRTRMRMLMWSALCFFFLSCNNFIVILDLLIFPDTDFRVWRTLTSLGAVGVLLFGFIWDGSED from the coding sequence GTGGGAGAGGTCTTTCCGACGATCGTCTATCTGCTGTGCTTCCTGACCAGCGCGGCCTGCGCGGTCCTGCTCGCGCGCAACTATCTGCGCACGCGGATGCGGATGCTGATGTGGAGCGCGCTCTGCTTCTTCTTCCTGTCGTGCAACAATTTCATCGTCATTCTCGATCTGCTTATCTTCCCGGACACCGATTTCCGCGTGTGGCGCACGCTCACCTCGCTGGGCGCCGTCGGCGTGCTTCTGTTCGGCTTCATCTGGGATGGTTCGGAGGACTGA
- a CDS encoding DUF5985 family protein has translation MATIYAFLSGAVAMGYVAAGLFFLRFWSRTREGLFLAFACAFWLLGASQAVMTLTDIPVEERSGLFLLRLAAFLLILVSVALKNRRA, from the coding sequence ATGGCGACCATCTACGCCTTCCTCTCCGGCGCGGTCGCGATGGGATATGTCGCCGCCGGACTGTTCTTCCTGCGCTTCTGGTCGCGGACCCGCGAAGGCCTGTTTCTCGCCTTCGCCTGCGCCTTCTGGCTGCTCGGCGCATCGCAGGCGGTGATGACGCTGACCGACATCCCGGTCGAGGAACGGAGCGGCCTCTTCCTCCTGCGCCTCGCCGCCTTCCTGCTGATCCTCGTCTCGGTCGCGCTCAAGAACCGCCGCGCCTGA